The following proteins come from a genomic window of Dermacentor albipictus isolate Rhodes 1998 colony chromosome 8, USDA_Dalb.pri_finalv2, whole genome shotgun sequence:
- the LOC135910300 gene encoding uncharacterized protein, with protein sequence MPGVRHDRPAAPRLLHRSKLLKTVDTLVIMRPDISKEHPLGPDNRLRWLTAASLATFLVLCIAITAYFIYAGSSRPTSAPRRYPRLASPGAPAPAEERAATDAQPVVPPKKWVIYHDAPIRVTPNVLLCATSGRGTEKLSEALDAYCTHVIYTGPLAIKRTPGSGNLFVDVRDNEGYRVFAGLSKTHERYVSFRWKAASWNEGDVLQALVAYLRFNRLRGIELVMSSHTERSKLVRFCENFVQKMRTNASLILRVQKAVQLNKVLFKRLASLPAYLILETQAVNLPGLQTRRFPNAYQPFAGSHKNDVYMRYRLWQVHPWRRHLHLDNVCFTISMAVIKARKGPTRNRVLEYSYTGIKEPCEQSSMKKGVDWRALSRFRENRTTYYAYDNKQTLTNKLWRLAHEFPRYCVAAYDVEKDDFEGVCPKKSAPLLGVVKKLVTSTQRARLD encoded by the exons ATGCCTGGTGTCCGTCACGACCGGCCTGCAGCACCGAGGCTT CTACACCGAAGTAAACTACTGAAAACCGTAGACACACTTGTTATAATGAG GCCAGACATCTCCAAGGAGCACCCCCTTGGCCCCGACAACAGGCTGCGCTGGCTGACGGCTGCCAGCCTGGCCACGTTCCTGGTCCTCTGCATCGCCATCACTGCCTACTTCATATACGCTG GCTCGTCGCGACCAACAT CCGCCCCTCGCCGTTACCCGCGGCTGGCATCTCCGGGTGCACCCG cACCAGCCGAGGAACGGGCAGCCACAG ATGCGCAGCCCGTGGTGCCACCGAAGAAATGGGTGATCTACC ACGACGCCCCGATTCGTGTGACGCCCAACGTGCTGTTGTGCGCCACCAGCGGCCGCGGGACCGAGAAGCTGTCCGAGGCCCTGGACGCCTACTGCACGCACGTCATCTACACCGGACCGCTCGCCATAAAGCGGACGCCGGGAAGCGGCAACCTCTTCGTGGATGTCCGAG ACAACGAGGGCTACCGCGTGTTCGCCGGCCTGTCCAAGACCCACGAGCGATACGTGTCGTTCCGCTGGAAGGCCGCCTCGTGGAACGAGGGCGACGTCCTCCAGGCGCTCGTCGCCTACCTGCGCTTCAACCGGCTGCGGGGCATCGAACTGGTCATGAGCAGCCACACCGAGAGGAGCAAGCTCGTGCGGTTCTGCGAG AACTTCGTGCAGAAGATGAGGACCAACGCGAGCCTCATCTTGCGTGTACAGAAGGCGGTGCAGCTCAACAAGGTCCTTTTCAAAAGGCTGGCCAG TCTGCCCGCGTACTTGATCCTGGAGACGCAAGCGGTGAACCTGCCCGGCCTGCAGACCAGGCGCTTCCCGAACGCGTACCAGCCTTTCGCTGGTTCGCACAAGAACGACGTCTACATG AGGTACCGGCTGTGGCAGGTGCACCCATGGCGTCGTCACCTGCACCTGGACAACGTGTGCTTCACCATTTCCATGGCCGTCATCAAGGCCCGCAAAGGACCCACCAGAAACAGAGTGCTCGAGTACTCCTACACCGGCATAAAGGAG CCCTGCGAGCAGAGCTCCATGAAGAAAGGCGTCGACTGGAGGGCGCTGTCACGGTTCCGCGAGAACCGAACCACCTACTATGCCTACGACAACAAGCAGACCCTCACCAACAAG CTGTGGCGCTTGGCTCACGAGTTCCCGCGCTACTGCGTCGCCGCGTACGACGTCGAGAAGGACGACTTCGAGGGCGTCTGCCCCAAGAAGAGCGCGCCCCTGCTAGGCGTCGTCAAGAAGCTCGTCACGTCCACCCAGCGAGCACGGCTGGACTGA